Proteins found in one Promicromonospora sukumoe genomic segment:
- a CDS encoding alpha/beta hydrolase: MSEHVLEPAAQAFADATARPPLLYELGVEGARKLLDDVQAAPVDKPDVDEKWITVPADVGDVRVRIVRPVGTSGGGSGLLPDLLSGPTAALLPTILYVHGGGWILGNAGTHDRLVRELAVGVGAAVVFVEYTRSPEAQYPVAIEQAYATARWIVREGAAEGLDAGRLAVVGDSVGGNMTAALSILAKQRGDVTFVHQSMYYPVTDAGQDTASYREFADGPHLTAKAMAWFWDAYLPDLGRRGEITASPLRATAEDLAGLPEAFVVVDENDVLRDEGEAYARNLLAAGVPTTTVRYNGTIHDFLMLNPLRGTAATTAALEQAVHVLRKALGTTDRAVPSKGEQS; the protein is encoded by the coding sequence ATGAGCGAGCACGTGCTCGAGCCGGCGGCCCAGGCGTTCGCCGACGCGACCGCGAGACCCCCGTTGCTCTACGAGCTCGGGGTCGAGGGAGCCCGCAAGCTCCTGGACGACGTCCAGGCGGCGCCGGTGGACAAGCCGGACGTCGACGAGAAGTGGATCACCGTGCCGGCCGACGTCGGCGACGTCCGGGTGCGGATCGTCAGGCCGGTCGGCACGTCGGGCGGCGGGTCGGGTCTGCTGCCCGACCTGCTGTCCGGCCCGACGGCGGCGCTGCTCCCGACCATCCTCTACGTGCACGGCGGCGGCTGGATCCTCGGCAACGCGGGTACCCACGACCGGCTCGTGCGCGAGCTTGCCGTGGGCGTCGGCGCCGCGGTGGTCTTCGTGGAGTACACCCGGTCGCCCGAGGCGCAATACCCCGTGGCGATCGAGCAGGCCTACGCCACCGCGCGGTGGATCGTCCGCGAGGGCGCCGCCGAGGGGCTCGACGCCGGGCGCCTCGCCGTCGTCGGGGACTCCGTGGGCGGCAACATGACCGCCGCGCTGTCGATCCTGGCCAAGCAGCGCGGGGACGTCACCTTCGTCCACCAGTCCATGTACTACCCGGTGACCGACGCCGGGCAGGACACCGCCAGCTACCGCGAGTTCGCCGACGGCCCGCACCTGACGGCCAAGGCGATGGCGTGGTTCTGGGACGCCTACCTGCCGGACCTGGGGCGGCGCGGCGAGATCACCGCGTCCCCGCTGCGGGCGACCGCCGAGGATCTCGCGGGCCTGCCCGAGGCGTTCGTCGTCGTCGACGAGAACGACGTGCTGCGGGACGAGGGCGAGGCGTACGCCCGCAACCTGCTGGCCGCCGGCGTCCCGACCACGACGGTTCGCTACAACGGCACGATCCACGACTTCCTGATGCTGAACCCGCTGCGCGGCACCGCCGCGACCACCGCCGCCCTGGAGCAGGCCGTCCACGTGCTGCGCAAGGCCTTGGGCACCACAGACCGAGCAGTACCGAGCAAGGGAGAGCAGTCATGA
- a CDS encoding sigma-70 family RNA polymerase sigma factor, translating into MAVAVFTEVRPRLFGIGYRMLGSVVEAEDVLQETWIRWHTTDRSVVRNPHAFLTTTTTRLAINVLRSARTRYETCAGPWLAAQVDMHGTSSQNPALGVEQAEDLEVAVLVLLERLTPTERAAYVLREAFDYAYADIANIVQLSQAAARQLVSRARKHIDSGRRSTVFAAQRRALLEALVAAARSGDLARLERLFAEDAVGRADSFNRAGVVSRAGGVGLADAAVRPAARGLAV; encoded by the coding sequence GTGGCCGTCGCCGTCTTCACGGAGGTCCGCCCGCGACTGTTCGGCATCGGGTACCGCATGCTCGGCTCGGTCGTCGAGGCGGAGGACGTGCTGCAGGAGACATGGATCCGCTGGCACACCACGGACCGGTCCGTCGTCCGCAACCCGCACGCGTTCCTGACGACGACGACCACGCGGCTGGCCATCAACGTGCTGCGGAGCGCGCGCACCCGCTACGAGACGTGCGCGGGGCCGTGGCTCGCCGCGCAGGTGGACATGCACGGCACGAGCAGTCAAAACCCCGCGCTCGGCGTCGAGCAGGCGGAGGACCTGGAGGTGGCCGTGCTGGTGCTGCTCGAACGGCTCACGCCCACCGAGCGCGCCGCCTACGTGCTGCGCGAGGCGTTCGACTACGCCTACGCGGACATCGCGAACATCGTCCAGCTCTCGCAGGCGGCCGCGCGTCAGCTCGTGAGCCGGGCGCGCAAGCACATCGACTCGGGCCGGCGGAGCACCGTGTTCGCGGCTCAGCGGCGGGCGCTGCTGGAGGCGTTGGTCGCCGCGGCGAGGTCAGGCGACCTCGCGAGGCTGGAGCGGCTCTTCGCCGAGGACGCCGTCGGCCGCGCGGACAGTTTCAACCGGGCAGGCGTCGTCAGCCGGGCAGGCGGCGTCGGCCTGGCGGACGCCGCCGTCCGCCCGGCCGCGCGCGGCCTAGCCGTCTGA
- a CDS encoding NPP1 family protein: MERTDRPTSLGSTTRSAATRSAAARTAAAVAATLLALVAPATAAHADPPPNLPQNASGYEQSFSPAYDYDGDGCYATSAIGPDGTLATGLAIGGAVNGSCRDQWDLDATQTYAREKCNNGWCAVMYASYFEKDQTMDGPVAVGSHRHDWEHVVVWVEQASNQVEHVSITEHSGSATYPRSQVRFEGSHPKIVYHKDGPSTHLFRLANGNDDPPENHYGTWRYPPIVGWDGWPSTSLRDRLMTADFGGATIKIDDGDFTYWLDRMKPAGIPFDPAA, from the coding sequence ATGGAACGCACGGACCGTCCGACCTCCCTCGGCTCCACCACTCGCTCAGCCGCCACTCGCTCAGCCGCCGCCCGCACCGCCGCGGCCGTCGCCGCCACGCTGCTCGCGCTCGTCGCCCCGGCCACCGCCGCCCACGCCGACCCGCCACCCAACCTGCCGCAGAACGCGAGCGGCTACGAGCAGTCCTTCTCCCCCGCCTACGACTACGACGGCGACGGCTGCTACGCGACGTCCGCGATCGGCCCGGACGGAACGCTGGCGACCGGCCTCGCGATCGGCGGCGCCGTCAACGGGAGCTGCCGCGACCAGTGGGACCTGGACGCCACGCAGACGTACGCGCGGGAGAAGTGCAACAACGGCTGGTGCGCGGTGATGTACGCCAGCTACTTCGAGAAGGACCAGACCATGGACGGTCCCGTGGCGGTCGGCAGCCACCGGCACGACTGGGAGCACGTCGTCGTGTGGGTGGAGCAGGCGAGCAACCAGGTCGAGCACGTCTCGATCACGGAGCACAGCGGCTCCGCGACCTACCCCCGCTCACAGGTCCGGTTCGAGGGCTCGCACCCGAAGATCGTCTACCACAAGGACGGTCCGAGCACGCACCTGTTCCGGCTCGCCAACGGCAACGACGACCCGCCGGAGAACCACTACGGCACCTGGCGCTACCCGCCGATCGTGGGCTGGGACGGCTGGCCCAGCACCTCGCTGCGGGACCGCCTGATGACCGCCGACTTCGGCGGGGCGACCATCAAGATCGACGACGGCGACTTCACCTACTGGCTGGACCGGATGAAGCCGGCCGGCATCCCGTTCGACCCGGCGGCGTAG
- a CDS encoding alpha/beta fold hydrolase — translation MTTPTVVLVHGAFAESSSWNAVVGHLQQQLVPVVAVGNPLRSVAGDAQYVRDVVASIPGPVVLAGHSYGGMVITEAAAGNPKVVGLVYVAAFTPDTGENALTLSGKFPGSTLGGALQAYPVSTGGNELAIRPEVFGEQFAADVDADLAALMAATQRPVTEAALTDDLQAAEPAWRTIPSWFVYGDADRNIPAELIRFQAERAGARAVTEVPGASHALAVSHPVTVAETIVTAVRATSD, via the coding sequence ATGACCACACCCACCGTCGTCCTCGTCCACGGGGCGTTCGCCGAGTCGTCGAGCTGGAACGCCGTCGTCGGGCACCTGCAGCAGCAGCTGGTGCCGGTCGTCGCCGTGGGCAACCCGCTGCGGTCCGTCGCGGGTGACGCCCAGTACGTGCGCGACGTCGTCGCGTCCATCCCCGGTCCCGTCGTCCTGGCCGGCCACTCCTACGGCGGGATGGTCATCACCGAGGCCGCGGCCGGCAACCCGAAGGTCGTGGGCCTCGTCTACGTCGCGGCGTTCACGCCCGACACCGGGGAGAACGCGCTGACCCTGTCCGGTAAGTTCCCCGGCAGCACGCTCGGCGGGGCGCTGCAGGCCTACCCGGTCTCGACCGGCGGCAACGAGCTCGCGATCCGGCCGGAGGTGTTCGGCGAGCAGTTCGCCGCCGACGTCGACGCGGACCTCGCCGCCCTCATGGCCGCCACCCAGCGCCCGGTCACCGAGGCCGCCCTCACCGACGACCTGCAGGCGGCCGAGCCGGCGTGGCGCACGATCCCGTCGTGGTTCGTGTACGGCGACGCCGACCGCAACATCCCGGCGGAGCTGATCCGGTTCCAGGCCGAGCGCGCCGGGGCCCGCGCCGTGACCGAGGTGCCGGGGGCGTCGCACGCCCTCGCCGTCTCGCACCCGGTCACCGTGGCCGAGACGATCGTCACCGCGGTCCGCGCCACGTCGGACTGA